The following proteins are co-located in the Amblyraja radiata isolate CabotCenter1 chromosome 8, sAmbRad1.1.pri, whole genome shotgun sequence genome:
- the foxa2 gene encoding hepatocyte nuclear factor 3-beta: protein MHSTSSMLGAVKMEGHEHTDWSSYYAEPEGYPSVSNMNPGIGMNGMNTYMSMSAMGTTANMTAGSMNMSYVGTGMSPAMTGMSPGAGAMNGMGAGMTALSPSMSPMNAQAGSMNALTSYTNMSMSPMYGQSNLNRSRDPKTYRRSYTHAKPPYSYISLITMAIQQSPSKMLTLSEIYQWIMDLFPFYRQNQQRWQNSIRHSLSFNDCFLKVPRSPDKPGKGSFWTLHPDSGNMFENGCYLRRQKRFKCDKKLAVKGSQDPNRKGTEAGSAGSGNSSSESSAGNESPHSSGSPGSEQKRSMVDLKPTSGLSPEHTHAVNVVSQAQQHLMHHQHHSVLSHIPAEAQGHLKPDHHYSFNHPFSINNLMSSEQQHHKMDLKAYEQVMHYSNYNSPMSTNLPMNPKTVLESTAIAGDPSYYQGVYSRPIMNSS from the exons ATGCATTCTACCTCCAGCATGCTAGGCGCAGTGAAAATGGAAGGACACGAACACACGGACTGGAGCTCCTACTATGCAGAGCCCGAG GGTTATCCCTCCGTGAGCAACATGAACCCGGGGATTGGAATGAATGGCATGAACACTTACATGAGTATGTCTGCTATGGGTACCACGGCCAACATGACGGCGGGTTCCATGAACATGTCTTACGTGGGCACCGGTATGAGCCCGGCCATGACCGGCATGTCTCCCGGTGCAGGAGCAATGAACGGCATGGGAGCCGGGATGACGGCCCTTAGCCCCAGCATGAGCCCCATGAACGCTCAGGCCGGATCTATGAACGCTCTGACCTCCTACACCAACATGAGCATGAGCCCGATGTACGGCCAGTCCAACCTCAACAGATCAAGGGATCCCAAGACCTACCGCCGCAGTTACACCCACGCGAAGCCTCCTTACTCATACATCTCCCTCATAACCATGGCCATCCAGCAATCTCCGAGCAAGATGTTAACCCTGAGCGAAATCTACCAATGGATCATGGACCTCTTTCCTTTCTACCGCCAGAACCAGCAGCGCTGGCAGAACTCCATCCGCCACTCTCTGTCCTTCAACGATTGCTTCCTCAAGGTGCCCAGGTCTCCGGACAAGCCGGGGAAAGGCTCGTTCTGGACCCTGCACCCCGACTCTGGCAACATGTTCGAGAACGGCTGCTACCTCCGGAGGCAGAAGCGCTTCAAGTGCGACAAGAAGCTAGCGGTAAAAGGGTCTCAGGACCCGAATAGGAAAGGCACGGAGGCGGGCTCCGCCGGCAGCGGTAACAGCAGCTCAGAGAGCAGCGCCGGGAACGAGTCCCCGCATTCCAGCGGCTCCCCGGGAAGCGAGCAGAAGAGGTCCATGGTGGACCTGAAGCCCACCTCTGGTCTCAGCCCGGAGCACACTCACGCCGTCAACGTGGTGTCTCAAGCCCAGCAACACTTGATGCACCACCAGCACCACTCGGTCCTGTCTCACATCCCCGCGGAAGCCCAGGGTCACCTTAAACCAGACCACCATTACTCATTCAACCACCCGTTCTCAATCAACAACTTAATGTCTTCCGAGCAACAGCACCACAAAATGGACTTGAAGGCCTACGAACAGGTGATGCACTATTCCAATTACAACTCCCCAATGTCTACCAATCTCCCAATGAACCCCAAAACGGTCTTAGAGTCGACAGCCATTGCGGGCGACCCGTCCTACTACCAAGGTGTGTATTCCAGACCCATCATGAACTCCTCTTAA